The Deinococcus sonorensis KR-87 genome includes a window with the following:
- a CDS encoding low temperature requirement protein A, giving the protein MSGVQAAKAPTIERVGTLELFLDLVFVFTITQLSALVAHPHGPEGYARAALVLAVTWWIYSGYAWLTSNVRTDAVKHRLLIIGGMAGFLVMALAIPEVFGHDGVAFGLGYLLVTLVHAGLFRRAPGSSSRAILGIAPFNLASVLLVLTAGFALSPWKWALWMAAVGVVALTSAFRRESGFTLSPAHFVERHGLVIIVALGESIVAIGVGLGDRALSAPVLLAALLTLALSAALWWSYFDHDDHLAESALARAPAERRPRMALNGFGYGHYLMIAGIVLLASGVKLGVADPLRPEAAAAWNLGAGLALYLLGDVLYRRVVQIGPGRLRLVVAALMLLGVPLGLRWGTEVQLAFGVVLLVAMLMLEARRSPAQS; this is encoded by the coding sequence ATGTCCGGCGTCCAGGCGGCCAAGGCGCCCACCATTGAGCGGGTGGGAACGCTGGAGCTGTTCCTGGACCTGGTGTTCGTGTTCACCATCACGCAGCTCTCGGCGCTGGTGGCGCACCCGCACGGCCCGGAGGGGTACGCGCGGGCGGCCCTGGTGCTGGCCGTCACGTGGTGGATCTACAGCGGTTACGCCTGGCTCACCAGCAACGTGCGGACCGACGCCGTCAAGCACCGCCTGCTGATCATTGGCGGGATGGCAGGCTTTCTGGTGATGGCGCTGGCCATTCCGGAGGTGTTCGGCCACGATGGGGTGGCCTTCGGGCTGGGCTATCTGCTGGTGACACTGGTGCATGCCGGCCTGTTCCGCCGCGCGCCCGGCAGCAGCAGCCGGGCCATCCTGGGGATTGCGCCCTTCAATCTCGCCTCGGTGCTTCTGGTGCTGACGGCCGGGTTCGCGCTCTCGCCGTGGAAATGGGCGCTGTGGATGGCTGCCGTGGGGGTGGTGGCGCTCACCTCGGCCTTCCGGCGCGAGAGCGGCTTCACGCTCAGCCCGGCGCACTTTGTCGAGCGGCACGGGCTGGTGATCATCGTGGCGCTGGGCGAGAGCATCGTGGCGATCGGAGTGGGGCTGGGTGACCGCGCCCTGAGCGCCCCGGTGCTGCTGGCCGCCCTGCTGACGCTGGCCCTCAGCGCGGCGCTGTGGTGGAGCTACTTCGACCACGACGACCATCTGGCCGAATCGGCGCTGGCCCGCGCCCCGGCTGAGCGGCGGCCCCGCATGGCGCTGAACGGCTTCGGGTACGGCCATTACCTGATGATCGCCGGCATCGTGCTGCTGGCGTCCGGAGTGAAGCTGGGGGTGGCGGACCCGCTGCGGCCGGAAGCAGCGGCCGCCTGGAACCTGGGTGCCGGGCTGGCCCTGTACCTGCTGGGCGACGTGCTGTACCGGCGGGTGGTGCAGATCGGGCCGGGCCGGCTGCGGTTGGTGGTGGCTGCCCTGATGCTGCTCGGCGTGCCGCTGGGCCTGCGCTGGGGCACGGAGGTCCAGCTGGCCTTCGGTGTGGTGCTGCTGGTGGCGATGTTGATGCTGGAGGCGCGGCGGTCCCCAGCGCAGAGCTGA